The following proteins are encoded in a genomic region of Neovison vison isolate M4711 chromosome 12, ASM_NN_V1, whole genome shotgun sequence:
- the C12H12orf29 gene encoding uncharacterized protein C12orf29 homolog: protein MRRLGSVQRKMPCVFVTEVKEEPSTKREHQSFKVLATETLSHKALDADIYSAIPTEKVDGTCCYITTYKGQPYLWARLDRKPNKLAEKRFKNFLHSKQNSKEFFWNVEEDFKPVPECWIPAKEIEQLNGNPMPDENGHIPGWVPVEKNNKQYCWHSSVVNYEFEVALVLKHHPDDPGLLEISAVPLSDLLEQTLELIGTNINGNPYGLGSKKHPLHLLIPHGAFQIRNLPSLKHNDLLSWFEGCREGKIEGIVWHCNDGCLIKVHRHHLGLCWPIPETYMNSKPVIINMNLNKYDHGFDTKCLFSLFSKIDNQKFGRLKDIILDIN from the exons ATGAGACGCCTAGGTTCGGTGCAGCGAAAAATGCCGTGTGTGTTTGTGACGGAGGTGAAAGAGGAGCCCTCCACCAAAAGGGAGCATCAG tcatttaaagTTTTGGCAACTGAAACTCTAAGTCACAAGGCATTAGATGCAGATATATACAGTGCAATTCCAACAGAAAAAGTGGATGGAACATGTTGTTATATTACTACTTACAAAG gtcAGCCATACCTTTGGGCTCGGCTAGATAGAAAACCTAACAAATTAGCtgagaagagatttaaaaattttctacattcaaaacaaaactcaaaag aatttttttggaATGTTGAGGAGGACTTCAAACCTGTTCCAGAGTGCTGGATACcagcaaaagaaatagaacaattaAACGGGAATCCGATGCCTGATGAAAATGGACACATTCCTG GTTGGGTACCAGTGGAGAAAAACAACAAGCAATATTGCTGGCATTCCTCTGTAGTTAATTATGAATTCGAAGTTGCCCTGGTACTGAAGCATCATCCTGATGATCCTGGGCTTCTGGAAATTAGTGCAGTGCCTCTCTCCGATCTCCTGGAACAAACACTAGAGCTTATAGGAACAAATATTAATGGAAACCCGTATG ggTTAGGAAGCAAGAAGCATCCATTACATCTTCTTATACCACATGgtgcatttcaaatcagaaaTCTACCTTCCTTGAAGCACAATGACCTATTATCCTGGTTTGAAGGTTGCAGAGAGGGTAAAATTGAAGGAATAGTGTGGCATTGCAACGATGGCTGTTTAATCAAG gtTCACCGCCATCATCTTGGTTTATGCTGGCCAATTCCAGAGACTTACATGAATTCAAAACCAGTTATTATCAACATGAACCTGAACAAGTATGACCATGGCTTTGATACCAAGTGTTTGTTTagtcttttttcaaaaatagatAATCAGAAATTTGGTAGACTGAAAGATATAATACTTGATATAAACTAG